Below is a window of Hydrogenimonas sp. DNA.
GAAAGCGCACTTCGAAAGAGTTGGCCATGCTCATAATATCACCATAGCATAATAAATTGTTTGGTAAAAAAGTTTTCAAGTCTACGATAGAGCTTTTCAGAATACCGTCATCGTGTTGAAGTCTATTCCAGGTTTCGCTGACAACGTGCTTATAAGGGTAGTAGCTTTTTAAAAGTTTTTTCAGCTCTTCATCCGAAAAGTAACTTATCCAATCTTCATACATTTTTTCCTCCGGTTTGGAAAGGGAGGTTATAAATGTCTTGAGTCGTCTCAAATTATGGTTCCCAGATGAGTTTTCAGGAATAAAGTCTGTAAATTTTGAAGCAAGAGCAAATAGCGGCTTGGGAACAAAATTTAATTTTTTCGCCAGATGAATTGCCTGGTATCTTGGATAACCGCCGAAAATTTCATCTCCCCCATCACCTGCTAAAGCGACCGTAGCATACTTTTTTGTCTCCTTGGTCAACTCATAAATAAGCAGGGCTGTCGGGTTGCCGAAAGGTTCGTCAAATTGGTCAACCATTTTTGGTAACAGGTCTGCCGCATTCGGATTAATTATGATTTCGGTATGATGGGTATTAAAAAACTCAGCCATTATTTTGGCGTCATCAGTTTCATCATACATGCTGGCCCCGTTGAATCCCAATGTGAAAGTATTGATCTTCTTGTTTGAATTTTTGTGCATGTAATAAAGAATCAGGCTGCTGTCTATACCTCCGCTCAAAAATGATCCAAGCTCAACATCTGCAATCATCCTTAATTTTACAGACTCATCAAGTAAATTATCCAGATTGTAAAGAATATCGTTTTCAGACATCTCGGCATTGTCTCCGACATAATCTTCTATGTCCCAATATTTTTTTATGCTTATCTCACCTTTTTCGTACAGTAAGAGATGTGCAGGCGGTAATTTGAAAATGTTATCGTAGATTGTATTTGGATAAGGAATATATAAATAGTGCAGATACTGACTTATAGCTGCTGTGTTGATGGCTGGCTTACTTTGTAAAGCTTCTAAAACCATCTTAATTTCAGATGCAAAAATGAACTTATCTGCTTCTTTATAATATACAAACGGTTTTATTCCTAGTCTGTCTCTTGCACAGAAGAGCCTATCTTCCTGCTTATCATAAATAGCAAAAGCGAACATTCCCCGCAAATCATACAAAGCCCTTTCACCATTTTCAATATAATGGTACAAAATAACTTCTGTATCCGACTCAGTCCTAAACCGGTATTTTTTTTTCAATCTGTTCCGTAAATCATGATGATTGTAGATCTCTCCGTTAAAAACAATAGTATACCGTCCGCACACCGAGGTAAACGGTTGATTGGAATCAGGGTTGTGATCTACAACTGAAAGACGATTATGCCCAAACGTGAATTTTCCTATTTCGGCTATTGACGTATTGTCAGGACCCCGATGATTTGCTATTGTAAAAATTTTTTGATTTATAGATTTGAAGTTGAACCCGATTATTCCACACATTTTTTTCTCTTCATTTCAATATATTTAACATCAATCAAAAAATAGAACCATAATCCATGCAGAAGATGAAATATAAAACCCTCTTTCCTGTCCAAAAAACCCAGTCTAAAAAAATATCTATGCGTAAAATAGATAAAAGGTCGAAACAAAGGGGGCATTAGTGGGTTCCATACATACTCGCGTAACAAGCGTTTTCTCTTCGCTTGATTGCCAAACAGTTTCTCAAAACCGTCTTTTTCCTTTCTCTTTTGATGTTTATCATGCTTCAGTAGTTCAAGTGCCGCGTAGGTGGTATAATTATTGAGGTTACAAAGATCTCTGTCTATGACAATCTTATCTGAAAATATCCTATTTTTATATTTATAAATCAGCAGATAGAAAAAATTACCGTTTGGAATATATTTGATAAATTTCATATATCCTATTGGCAGAGATTTATATTTGTTTTTTAATAAAGAGAGCATTGTATGCCTTTTGCGGATGGTATCTTTTGAAATATAGAATTTTTGCAAGAACTAAAAGTCTAGTATTATCATAATAGTTTCATTGCCTTGGAAAATTTTTGTACAGTAAAAATAGGTGCTATTATAGCACTGTAATAATTAAAACAATTATAGTCAAATTGTATTTTTCTAACGCATAACCGATTCGATAAGTTTTTCTATATTGTTATTGACTTTACTGGTGCTCTTTTTTTGTGATGCACTTTTTGAGTTTTTTAGATATTTTCTTATTGTTTCAGCAATATCTTCAAATGATCCGGGATCGAATGTGTCTGTGGGTTCAATAACTTCAAAAGTAAAGGGGAGATCGGATGCGATAATATCTAGCCCAAGCAATGAAGCCTCTACCAGAGGTAGCCCAAAGGATTCGCTTGTTGATGGGAAAATTAGACACCTGCTTTTTTTATAAATTTTACAAACTTCGTGCTTTGAAACAACACCGAAATTTTCGATCTTTACATTCCCGATTTCATTGATTTTTTCTATTTTTTCGATCAAGTCAGACCTGTTTTTTTCTATAGTCAAAGCTATACTTAACGCTAAGCCATCCAGTGCCAGTAGTTCCAGTGCTTTTAAAAGATTGAGATGATTTTTATGTGGATGCGCAATTGAAATATAGCAGAAGTCAAAATTCTTTTCCATTTGTGACCTTGGCTTGGGACATACTCTAAAAAATGGCATTACTTTTACATTCTTATACCCATACTTAGTGATAAATTGTTTTTGAACCGTTTTATTTTGGCATGCAACAAAACTTACGTTCTTTATAAATAGTTTTATATATATTTGCCTAATAATATCTTTGAACTTATTTATAATGTTATTATTTGGCAGTGAACACACTTCTTTGAAAGATAATAGAAGATATCTGTTATGAAAAAAAACAGCAGAGTTTTTAGTTTTTCTATAAGGAGGAAGGTTTCCAAAATATAATGCATTTGAAAGTGGTTTGCCGTGCAGTTTGATAACATCAACAATTCTATTTACCTGAATAATTTTTATATTTGAAGTTTGTATCTCATTGCAGATTGCATTATTTGCAAAAAGAGTAACTTGCACTTCGGGGTACTCTTTTTGTACATACTCGACCAAATAAAGCAATAGCTCCTTTCCTCCACCGGTCTTAATTGTGGGAGCAATAATATTTAACTGCCTCATTTATGCTATTTACCTTTGTTTTAAATGAATTTTATCTTTTTTTTCAATGGCTTGACTGCCCATTCATAAAGAGCGATGCTCCCAAGAAGTTTGATAGTTGAAATAATGATAAAGTTTTTTTCTATGCCAAAAAAGCTGTTGAATGAATCCGTAACAGGAACAAATATTTGATGGAATATGAAAATATATAAAGATATTCCTCCAAGATATTCCAAAATTGTATTGGAATGAATTTTTCTTGACAAGAAGATGATCAATAATGTACCAAGAAGTCCGTTTAATAGCATTAGTGGAATGCTCTTTCCAAAGTAGTTGGCACCTATGTCTACCGTTTGATGAATAGTGTAAAAAGAGATGGAAAAAATGCCTATAACAAATATGGAATAGTAAACCAGACTCTGCCATTTTTCAATATAAAAATCCTTTTTCCGATATAAGTATCCTGCCAAAAAAAAGAAAAGTGCCACAGGTACAGTTGTGACTGAATATATGGAGTTTCCCTTTCTATCTGTAAAATATATTAAAAGAATCAGAAAAAAAAGAATGGCAATATGAGTAAGTTTAGTTTTTGGGGTTTTCAGGAGAATGATATAGGCGGCGATGCTCGTTAAAAAGAGCGACGGTAAAAACCACAAGTCGGTATTTGCCAAATTCTTTTCCCGTCCATTCAGCAAACCGGACAAATAGTGAATGGTTATATCCGGGCTTAAATCGCCTTTATACCAGTGAAGTAAAAGAATAAGGATTGTCATGAAAAAACCATAGATATAGAATGGAATCATCAATGTTTTGAACTTATGTTTGAAAAACTGTGTAAATATAGGTTGGGTTTTGTTGAAAAGATAACCGGATATAAAGAAAAAAAGTGGAATATGAAAATAATAAAAGAAATGATAGAGAAACTCCGGAGGATAGGAGTGTCCTATAACAATTAGGAGAATACCTATTCCTTTCGCTATGTTTATCCAGCTAATCAAGAACTAACTCTCCGGATGATAATGCTGTTTAAGATAGCGTTTGTAGAAAACTTTGTCTGCACCATTGAGTATTTTTTGAAACTCTTTGTCTGATGCAGCTTGAACAAGTGATCTGTTTATCAAACCTTCTCGAAAATGCTCAAAATAGTTTCCCGGGAGGCATGTATATTGTTTGGAGTAGCCCAGGTCTTTGGCACATTCAACAGCAGTATCATTGAATCTTCCTCTAGGATAGCATAGGGTATCAACTTCGCAATTCAGCATATCTCCAAGTATCTCTTTGGAGCGTTTCAACTCATCATATATTTGATCTTTCGTCAATATTTCCAGATCAGAGTGGGTGTGGGTATGAGATCCTATAGAAAGCAGACCGGTGTCGTACATATTTTTTAACTCATAATCGGTTAAATATCCATTTTTACCTATAAAGCTTGTTACGGTAAACAGTTTTACCGGAATATTACGGTCAATAAAGATCGAGAAGTTCTCATATAGACCTCTAAAGCCGTCATCGAAGGTAATTTCCAACTGCAGATCATTTTTATCGATACTTTTAACAATATCGTAGTCGTTCATCGCAATGATATCAAGATGCTTTTTGAAAAGATCTACAGGGGTGGACATGGGCGTAAAGGAGTCTTTATCATGTAGGTCATGGTAATAGATAACTTTACTGCTTCTATTTTCATACAGAAAGTTTCCAATATGCAAATAGCCGTTTTTAATAAACTGTTTTATTCCCATCTCAATCTTTTCTTTCCAAAATTTGTTTACATCTACCTATTGCCTTGCTTAAAGATGCTTTGTAAAGATCGTAGTTCCAGTACTCCTGCATTAGCTTGGATGCATTTTTGCTCATTTTTTCATATAGATTTTTATCATCGTAAATCAGTTTCATTTTATTTGCCAAATCATCTTTTGGCTCAAAAGAGAAAATATAGCCCGTATCTCTTTTGTCTATCAGGTCGAATATAGCCCCTACCTCTTCTGATGCTATAACCGGGAGGCCGGCCGCCAATGCTTCATTTACTACCAGCCCCCACTGCTCCCTTTCCGAAGGGAGAACAAGTACGTTGGAAGAGTGATACTCGTTTACCAGGTCTTTACCAAACTTTGGACCGGTAAATATTATGTTTGAATGATTGTCATATTTTTTTTTCAGTCCAGTCAAAAGCTTGCCACCTCCAACTATTTTCAGCACTGCATTCTCGTTGTTTGCAAAGTTGGATAAAAAGCTCTCAATCAATAAATCTATCTGTTTCAGAGGAATAATCCGTCCTACGAAAAGAAAAGTGAATGGCTTATTTTTGTGCGTGCCGTTGAAAAAGAATTTTTTGTTGTTTACCATCATCGGCATTAGAAAGATATTATCCTCTTTCATTCCGTAACGCCTGAAAAGCTCTTTATGGGTGAAATTCCCTCCGGGAAAACCAAGCACATTCCTGTTTGAAAATATAGGAGTTAGGTACAACTTTTTGATTAGACCTTTTATGCCGGACCTCTTTCTGAATCGAGTATCTGAATCGATCGCCAGTACTTTTCTGTTTCGGCTTAATAAATTCAAAATAAAAAGAAGCATAAACTGCCATTTGTCGTAACCATTGAAAATAATCAGGTCATAATTTTTATGTACATTCAATAAAAAGCGGATTTGCCGTGGCAAGCTTTTTTCAGTCAATGCTTCTATCTCTTTTCCGCCATCCGCAATTGCATGGGATGAATTATTCAAAAATATATAATCTATACTCATTTTTTCATGAATATTCGATATCAGATCACGTGTATAAGAGCTAGGCTCTACAAAAAAAGTAAAAACTTTCATCAGGCTATCGCTTTATCAATTTATTTATGAGTATCTTGTTTTTTTTGTAGAAGTTCATTATAGATTTTTTTGCAAAAAATTTAGATAAGTAAGAAAGAAAATCAAAATTATATTTTGAAAAGAAAAAAGTGTATTGTTGTTTTATTATAGGTAAAAAGTTTTTAATTTTATAATCGTATAATCCACGACCAAAGTCAAATATGATTTGCTTATCACTAGACTCTATAATAGTCTTCATAAATGTGATATAGGAAAATATATTGATGTATTGAAAGTTTTTATAAATATCTATCCAGAATATATAACGCTCTTTTGGGGATTTCAATACAAAGTTCATAGCCACACTTTCACCTCTGCTATTTTGAATAGTTTGAATTATCAAATTATCTTTTTCATACAATACATAAATTATTTCTAAAAGAGTGCTATCTAAAAAAGTCTCTTCTCTAAGACCGTTTTTTGTCATTTCATTTGAAATAGACTTAATATCATCTAGAGGAAAAGTATCTGTATTTGCAGTCAATATGGAAGATGTATAGCCAGAGTATTTTTTGTATATACGCTTTAATTCACTTTTTCGTTTTGATTTTAAATGGCTAAAGCTGTTGAAAAAATTATCTTTTACAGGTGTAATTTCAAGATAAGAGTAACCGTTCGATTGAAAAAATATTTTTTTATTGTCAAAAGGTAACTGTAAATAATTTATTAGTGCGTCATCCTGATTGATGTTTTTTAACTCTATGCTCTTGCAACTGCAATTATTGAATAAATTAAAAAAAATTTTTGATATGTCATACATATCGGCAATATCTAAATCAGTAGATAAAATCTTACTAAAATCGGTGTGAATATCTGCAATGAATCTCAAAATATTTTTTTCATCTATTATTAATGGGAAAATGGCGATTGGATTTTCGATATTTTTTTTAAAAAAAACAATTATGAATAACTGATCCTCCCGATGTCCCTTTAACCACCATTCATAATTCCATTCAAACGTCTGGAATACAGTACAGCAACCACATGATTCATAAAGTCGTTCCCATATCTGTTTTGAGCTCTTAAAATCATTTTCATTTTGTATAATGTGATATTTCATAAACTTCCTGACCTTATTATGTACTCACTGTTTTTTGCTTATATATATACATCATATATAAACTGATTGATATCCAAAAAACAAACCCTTCAAACCCGCTAATTCCAAATAAAATTGACTCGAACATCCCTGCAATGAAAGTATACAGAACCATAAAAAGTACTATTTTATTGTACGGTTTTGAAAATAAAATACGTAGTAAATAGTACGTGAGCAGTAGCATGACCCACGATGCCAAAGGTATTCCCAGTTGAATAAAAAGTCCCATAAATGAGTTATGCGGATTTGGTACCAATATATATTTTAATTGCACTGGAATAACTTTTGCTGAGATAAATGCATATTTGTCCAGTCCGAAACCTGTAAATGGTGAAAGCATTAAAGTTTTATATCCGTAAAGATTTGTCATTTCTCTACTTGTCAAACCGCCACCAGTCTCAATCACTCTGTCAAGACCTGTCATAAAGCCATACTTGGCAGCGATTACATTTATAATTAGAGCAAAAATCGCCAAAAAAGAGATCAATAGAATATTTTTTAAACTGAAGTTACGTAAAATCAGCGCAAGTCCGACTCCAAGCAAAGCCCCTCTGGAACCGCTTATAAAAACCATAATCATCAAAAAAAACATCAGGAGAAGTTTTTTAATGCTAAAGTCTTCAGATAAAATCATAATGCCCAATGCCAAAGCGGACAAATAGCCAACCGTGTTGGGATTCCCCAAAATTCCTCCATATCTGCCGCCAAAATCATGATGCACAAAGATTCCTATAACAAGAGAAATCAGAGCGATTAAAACTATAAATTTAGGGAATTTCTCTAAATAATAGTCATAATAGTAATATATAGAAATTGCTATCGTTGAAAAGAACACTCCTTTCAAAATAACATATGCCAGTCCATTATAGGTATGATCGAAGAGGATCATATAGGCTAAGTAGGTTAACCAGATCAAAGCTAAAAGACGAAAAGCAGGGTGTAGAAAAATTTTAGGATTGGTGATTAGCTGAAGAAAAACAAAAAATGCACTGAAAAAGAAAAAACCATAAAAAAGATTTTTTACCACCCCAAACGGTACGAATGGGGCACGAATCTGTACTAGAATAGCCAAGAAGAAAAAAACAAAGAGTGCATATTTTCTGAAATAGTTCACAATGGTTAAACTCTCTTTATTTCATTTACAAAGGTGGATATGAATGAATCGATATCCAACTTGTATGAAATAGTTGGGACCGAATTTTTTTCAAAAAAATTGTGAATAAGTTTAGACATCTGAATAGTATCGCTTTTATCAATTAAAAATGTATCTCGATCGCCATTTTTTATAAGTTCTTCTATTCCCTGTCCTTTCACTGCGATAACAGGAATTCCCACCTGCAAAGCTTCCGTATAGACGCATCCGAGCGCTTCATAGTACGAAGGTAGCACAAATAGATCCAGAGAGTTATAGAAATCGTTCAGCTCTGTATGATCTATTTCGTTTTGAAATTGTACAAAATTGTTCAATGATTTTTGCTGAACGTAACTTTTACACTCTTCGAGTGTCGGGCCGCTGCCGACGAATATAACCTTGATATTCTCGATGCCTTTTTCGTTTACAAGGATATTCAGTGCTTTAAGCAGTGTTATCTGGTCTTTTATTTTCCAAAAATTTCCTATGCAGCCTATGGTAAACCTATAATCTTTTTCCACCTCTTTTTTAAAAAACTTTTTGGTATTTACGCCGTTGTAAAGGACGTAGGTATTTGAATTGGAAAAACCTTCAATCTTTTGAAGCTCGTCGAGCACCTTTTGGCTTACACCGATATTCAGGTCTGTACCGTTGACACTTTTTAAAAATCTGTTTTTTATGAAAGAGTTGTTCCACTCTCTCGCTTTCCCTTTAAGCAGTCTGCCGTTACTCAACTGCATAACATCGAGGCCGTGATGCTGGATGAAGTTTTTTATTCGGTGCTTCCTGCCGAAATCAGCCCCTATAGCACCCGCAGGATACGCCACATGTGAATGTATAAAGGCTATCTGTTTGGGAAGAAGACCGACTCTCTCTTTTAAAAATCTTTCAAATCGCATAAGATTTATTTTGTGAAATAGTCCGGGCAAAATGGATGATGGAATATCCAGAACCTTGAAGTTGTAAACTTTTACTCCCTGATATTCGTAGACCGCTTCTTCATTAGAAAAGGCGGATACGACTTTTACAACTACGACTTCAAAGTCGCTATTTCTCTCTATAGCCTTTACCTGGTCGTATATGTATGGACCGCGGAAGCTCTCTTTGGTGGGGAAAAAGGGGGTGATTTCCAGATAAACTCTTCTCATAACATTACCCGCCTGCCTTTACAAGTCTGTACACCTCGATAAGCTTTTTATAAAAAATAGCAAAAAAAATAGCATAAAAGAGTATCGGGTAGAGTAAATACTCCCATATAGCAAAAGTGTTGGTGTGGTATTTAAAGACTATAAAAAGAGATACCAAAAACATACCCATAAGTATATATGAATATCTGTCCCAGGGCCATATGGCGAACCGTTTGTAAATATAGTAAACCTCTGTCTGATTGATCATAAACATCGATGCAAAACGTATAAACACTGCGGCCAGCACTCCATAAAGCGGTAAAAAAATCAAAGAAGATATCAGAGTAAAGAGAAGTTGATATATCTGAATCTTGAGCTCCTCTTTTTCCAGCCCTCCCATCATCATTATCATTCCGGAGCTACCAACCATCAAGGAGTAGTAGTTTGCAAGAAAGAGTATCATCAGTTCGAAAGTGTAGTTGCTGAACTCATGCCCATACAATCCCAATATATCTTTTGAAAAGAGTACAACGGCAAGGATGAACGGAATGGTCATGATATTTAGAACGAAAGTGGACTCTTTGTATAGTAGAGATAGCTGATCGAACTCCTCTTTGGAGACAAGAGTGGAGATGATAGGTGCAAAAACTTTGTTTATATTAGATTGCAGAAAATTGGTGAGTCCCGCTATCGTCATTAAAATTGCAAAGATTCCTATCAGTTTTGCCGGCAGCAGAATGCTCATTATGAATGTCATCGTATAGCCGCCGACAAAGCCCACAAGAGAGTTGGAATAAATTGTCTTTGCGAAAGAGAGTATAGACTCTTTTTCGCTTAACGGTTTTTTAATACTGGAGGGGTCGAAGAGTTTCAATTTGTCTGATTTGAAACGAGCGGTCAAGAGAACGATAGAGACAATTTGTGCGACAATCTCAATCCATAAAAAGTAGATAATCTCATCGCTGTAGCTGAATACGGCGAAAGTAAGCAGGGCCCGTATTGTTACAAGATAAAGTGTTCCATAGAGAATGATCTCTTTGATCTTCAAAAAAGAGCGGTAGACCGATGTGATATACATAGAGTAGAGCGTAAGCGGAATATAGAGTGAAGATATGGCGATAATCGTGTCGAGATTCTCTTTATGGAAAATATATTTCGCAATCAAACTGTTTGCGGTAATCATGCTTATAACAGCTACAAGGCTTACTGAAAGAAGAAAGAGTAGAGACTTTGTACAGAGTATGGTAGCCGCTTCTTTATCATCCCTGTTTATATATTTCGGCAGAAATTTTATGATGACAGTAGGTAGGGAAAAAGCTATCAGAGTAGCAATGGCACCCTGAAATCCCTGTCCGATAGTGTATAGACCGAAGTCGGTTGCACCGACTTTGTTGACAAGAAACATTTTGACAAAAAAACCGATTGCAAAACCGTATACCGTTCCAAGAAGGCTCCAGTTGGTTTGCGTAAAGAGGGTTTTAATCATTTATATTATTTCTTAAAAAGAGTAACCGAAAAGCTCTATATCTTTTTTGTACACTTCGGCAACCTTTTCAGCCATTTCTGGAGTATAGACCTCCCTGTAGTCATTCTCTTTTTTGTCTTTCGTTTTGTTGAGATGCTTCAGATGCTCTCCTGTGCCTATTTTTTCTCTTATTTTTTCGTAGTCTTCGTTGAGATTTTCGAAACGGCCGACAAAATCAACCATAAGTTCAAATTCCGGAGAATATATAAATTGATATTGGGGAATGAAGTGGAAATACGTTTGTACATTTTCCGCATTTACCCACTCCATGACAAAACTTTCAAAAGTATCGTAATTAATCAAAGTTGTTTCATTGAAGATGACATCAGGCTCGCTGATTCCACCCTTTTTCAAAAACTTATATGCGGAATATAATCTGTCCCAGGGGTTTCTTACAAAAGAGAATTTAAAATATCTGTTATAAGCCTTTTCGCCGTATACAAAAATGAAATGAGTGTAGGGCCTATGACCTATACCGTTGGCTCTTTCGCCGTATAGGCTTTTTATTGTGGAGATTCCCGCGGCTTTTGGAATATGGATAAATATACTCTGTGTTTCGTCGAATCTTTTATAAGTATTGTCTGGCGTGTTTCTCAATTTTTGATATTTCTTGTATTCTACCATGCGGTGGTATTTGTTCCTGATGTTTTCCGGAACAACAGCCCTGACTATCGGTTTTTTCATAGTTCCTGCCTTTCAAATATTTTGAAAACCCATATTGTCTACACCGCTATTCGGAAACCTTGTAGAATGAGTACTTTACTTTTCGTTGTATAATTCTTCCATTGCGGCTTCCCAGTCTTTTATAACAGTGTCCCAGTCAAAACGTTTTGCCAATTGTATAGCATTTTTCGAAACTTCTCGTAGTTTTTCAGGTTCATCCGACAATTTTTTAATTATCTCTTCCATCTCATTTAATGTGTGTACGACAAAACCGTCTTTGTTGTGTGTAATCCATTCATCAGCTCCATAATCGCTATAGACAAGAGATGGCACGCCTGCAGCCGCGGTTTCAAGTGTGACTTTCGGAAAACCTTCGGAACGAGAGGGAAAAATATGTAAATCAATAATTTTCAAAAGATTTTTCAATTCATTATGTGTTAGGGTCCCGTGGTAAATAATATTGTCTAAATTTCTTTTTTTTATTTCATCAGGTATGTTGATTTTTCCATTGCCGGAGCCAACAATATGGAAAGTAATTGAAGGGATCTGCTTGGCTAAATCCAAATACTCATATATACCTTTACGTATCAGGTCATTTCCGATAATTATGACATTTCCCAGATGATCGGTTTTTTTTGACTCATTTAAAAAAGTAGTTATGTCGGTACCAAGATAAAGAGTTTTTGGGTCTGTTTTTATTCCCGTAAGTTTTTCATTTTTTCTGCGCATAAAACCGGTGATTGAGAAAAGCCTATCGAAAGAATCGTAATATGTTTTCATATTATCCAAAGAGCCGAAATGGTTTGTGATATTTTTTAAGTTTGATTCATCATAGGTTATTTCGATTGTTGAAAAAGTTTTTTTCTTTAAGAGCTTTGTTAGAAAGGTAGTGTATTTAGGAAGTTCTCCTTTCGGTAAATAAACAATATCTGCCCAGAAAATTCCCATTGTATATGCCAAATATCTTGAAAGCTTGAAGGGATAAAAGGCAGTAAAAACTTTGATATGTTTTGTGAATGGTTCATCTGGTAATGTACCGGAGTATAATTTCAAGGCTGCAACGTCAAAACGATTTGGGTCCAAATACTTTGCCAAAGCT
It encodes the following:
- a CDS encoding glycosyltransferase, family 4, translating into MKKIKVFLGGYINSINAQNLNCRALAKYLDPNRFDVAALKLYSGTLPDEPFTKHIKVFTAFYPFKLSRYLAYTMGIFWADIVYLPKGELPKYTTFLTKLLKKKTFSTIEITYDESNLKNITNHFGSLDNMKTYYDSFDRLFSITGFMRRKNEKLTGIKTDPKTLYLGTDITTFLNESKKTDHLGNVIIIGNDLIRKGIYEYLDLAKQIPSITFHIVGSGNGKINIPDEIKKRNLDNIIYHGTLTHNELKNLLKIIDLHIFPSRSEGFPKVTLETAAAGVPSLVYSDYGADEWITHNKDGFVVHTLNEMEEIIKKLSDEPEKLREVSKNAIQLAKRFDWDTVIKDWEAAMEELYNEK